The window CAccactctctccctctctctccggCGTCTCGTCTCTCCCATTTCTCCCCGCCCCATCTCTCCCGTTTCTCTCCCCCGCGCACCAATCTCCGCCTCGTAATCCGCGCCATCGACGCCGCGCAGCCCTTCGACTATGAGGCCCATCTCTCCCAGCGCTTCAACAAGTCCACTAAACTCAAAATCGCCATCGTGGGTTTCGGTAATTTCGGTCAATTCTTGGCTAGAACAATGGTTAAACAGGGCCACACTGTTCTTGCTCACTCTCGTTCTGATTATTCTGAAAAAGCAGCTGAATTAGATGTATCTTTTTTTCAATGtgctgatgatctttgtgaagagCATCCTGATGTGATTCTGTTGTGCACTTCTATTATTTCGACTGAATCTGTTTTAAGGTCATTGCCTTTACAACGATTGAAAAGAAATACTCTGTTTGTTGATGTGCTTTCTGTTAAAGAGTTTCCGAAAAGTTTGTTTGTGCAAATCTTGCCTCAAGATTTCGATATTTTGTGCACTCACCCTATGTTTGGTCCCGAGAGTGGAAAGGAGAGTTGGAAAGATTTGTCCTTTGTGTATGATAAGGTTAGGATTGGGAAAGATGAGTCTAGGGCTTTGCGGTGTGAGAGGTTtcttgatattttcaagaatgaGGGGTGTCGGATGGTGGGAATGAGTTGTGCTGAGCATGATAGGCATGCTGCAGAATCGCAGTTTATAACGCATACAATGGGGAGGGTGTTGGAGAAATTGAGTTTGGATAGTACCCCGATTAATACTAAAGGGTACGAGACGTTGTTGAACTTGGTGGAGAATACTGCAAGTGATAGTTTTGATTTGTATTATGGGTTGTTTATGTATAATAAGAATGCAATGGAACAGTTGGAGAGGCTGGACTTGGCGTTTGAATCTTTGAAGACCGAGTTGTTTGGGCATTTACATGATGTGTTGAGGAAACAGTTGTTTGGGAAGGCGGAAGAGGGACTGGAGAGACCTGTCGAAAGACCACTGCTGCCTGAGTTGCCTCAAAATGGGAGGGCATTGATCTCTCGTGCAGAAAACTTGAATAAAGAAAACTGATAAATTTTGAATCCTGGTAGTTTGTATGGTTTTCACTTTTACCATTtacatttcattttattttgtttaatgggTATGCAGTGTGTAACAATAGTTGAATTTGGATTATGGATggctatttaattatttaacctGCTGGCaaaccaccataagacttctcTCATTATATTTTTGCTGATAGTTTGTTTCAACATTAACGGAGCTTTGCCATATTTTACACTATGTCTCTGGTAACTACTCACACATTAACCTGACTATTCTTGATGGAGAGTTCAAGATTTGCAGATATGATATTTGCCTTAACTATTAATCAAGGATATTATTATATACTCAGATATGTGCCTTTTAACAACACCGTGCATTGGTGTCAATTATGAAAGTGACTCGATTCTAGCTTCGCATCTATTAGCAGTTGAGCACATGCTTGTAAACATTACGCATATCTTGATACTCATTTACCAAAGTTTTCAGCTAAAATGTGAAATGTTAGTTCGACTTGTGTACTGCaataataagaaaatatgataatacCCTGAGATGCCCTCTGCCACTGTTGTTCATATAACCCTATATCACATTTGCATGCCCTCTGCCACTGTTGTAACTTATATGATGAGACCAAGTTACCATGCATTGATGAAATGAAAACTTCACAAGACTCTGACATATACAATTCTTTGGTTTGTTTCTTTCCTGATCTCAAAACCAGTCCTCAAAAGACTTGTTTCCTGCCGTTTGATATTCATATGCATTTTGTTAGTGCCTAATGCTAGATTGTGAAAAGCACTCAAGACTGTAGAATTGCAGAATTTTAATCTTATTGCATCTTCCTCTGCATTAATAAGATAACTTTATAAATTACCATTTGAATCATTTGTGTATCTCACAAATGCTCGTTGTGGGTTAAGTGGGTTCATGAATTTCGTATCCGGAGCAGAAGTTTTTGGGATATTAAAGAAGCATGGGATTCATCGTGGAGTTGGAAGAATATTTTGGCTTTACGGGAAGAGATTAGACCTTTTATTAAATCGGTTTTGGGCAATGGTCACTGAATTAATTTCTGGTATGATACATGGGCTTTGAATCAGCCTTTGTCTAATTTTTGTAGTCGTCGTGATATGGTAGAGATGGGGCTGAGTATGTCTGCTAGGCCTGCAGATTTTGTGATTGATGGTCGTTTGGAATGGCCTGCTCAACTCTTAGTGAGAATTCCTCATCTGAATTTGGTGAATATTCGAGTTTCAGAGGTGCCTGATAGAGTAGTCTGGCTCTCGAACACAGGGAAGTAGACAATTTTTTCTGTGCATCAAGTTTGGGATGATCTTCGTGCGCACGCGAGTAAGGTTGTGTGGTGGCACTTGATTTGGTTTCCGAAAAGAATTCCAAAACATTGTTTCACGCTCTGGTTAGcagttagagcaagtccaatggtgagctAAAAATAGGTgtagctattgctataatatagccccaaaaagtggtttttggtgctaaaataatatCACATCTCCAATGGTTGATGCTATATCTTGTGCCAAATGAATATATGTGCATTCATGTACTTGAATAGGTTGAGatataaatctattttttattcatttccctccacttttttactttttgatgaggtGTCAATTATAGCTATTGCTATAGTTTGTGCTAAATATAGcaccaactatagcaatatgctATTTTAGCATCAAGTTTAGCACaccattggagttgaaattttttgatttagagctataatatagatatagcaTAAGATATagctcaccattggacttgctcttagaggCAAACTTCTAACTCAGGATAGGCTTCAGAGTTGGCAAGTTCAAGATCAGCTTGTCTGTAGTTTTTGTGGAGGTCCTCCAGATTCGATTGCTCACTTGTTCTTTAACTGTGTTTTTTGCAATCATATTGTGCATTTTTTACAGAGCAGAGGGTACTGTTCCCATTATCAAGGGAACTGGGACAGTTTTATCAGGAGGTCTGCTGTTGAATGGAGAGGCCGTTCATTGCATAATCTCATAAATAAACTGGTGTTGGCTGCTATTATTTTTCATCTGTGGCAAGAACGAAATAGAAGATTGTTTCAGCGTGAAGGGAAAAGTGATTGGCAGATTATAGCGGATATCGAGGATGATGTTCGGGAAAAATTAATGGGGCTGTTTTATGTGCATAATCAGCGAGTGTGTACTGAACTGCTCTGCTGGGGTGTTATTATTGAGCTTCCTTCAATCCAAATTCAGTAGGATGGATGTAGTTTTTTGCGGCATGTTCTATTTGCTGTTTATTTATGTGCAAGTTGGCACTGTAGACGTGATTTTCATTCCAGGCCAGGTCTGGGATTTATCTTTCTGCTGCAATTTTTTGAGTGTGGAACTGTTCAGATCAGTTGGTTTTGATACCTGGTCTGAGCTTTTGGTTGCTGGTGTTTGCTGCTTGTTAGAGGCTGTTTTTGTTGATTTAGTTTGGTCTTGGTTTCGTACTGGTATGGGGTATTGCAGTGGGCTGTTTCAGTGGTGCTGTAGTTTTTCGTGTGAAGGCCTGGTGGCGTTAATTTCTCAGTCCTGTATCATCAATTTCTTTGTGATGTATGCTGTCCGCAGGTCTTTAAATTCAGggtataaattgtttttttatggTTCTGTTTTGGAggggatttttcttttcttcaactATTATTCTGGGAGGAGTCAGgatcataaattaaataattttttctggGGGTTGGCCTTCACTGTTgctgttttgatttgtttgtcaAGTTCTTCGCCCAGCCgctgtttttgttttttgccGTGGATTTGGTGGAGTGCTTGGAGAGTCTGTCCAGTGAATTGGGGCTGTAGGATTTTTTCTCCTTGGTACTGTTGGAGGTATAGTAATGTTGTGCATGGATTTGGAGGTTTTTATTTTGCGGAGTTGAGGAGATGTTGCTTAAAAGGTCATTGGAAGATGCTGCAATTTCTGCTTGGCCACTGGTATTGTTTTTTAGTCTGGAGTTTCTTTCTTGATGCAGCTTGGCCTGATTGGTGGCTCTCCATTGTTGGGTTTGTTGTGTGTGGGTGCGGTGGAGCTTGGAGTCCTCTCGTTGTATATTTCCCCTTTCTGATATAGAATTTATATGAGGTGCCGCCCTCATTtaccataaaaaaaaaaagcccaTCAACTTTGTTGTTCACTGCCGTGGTCAGTAGCTAGAGTAGTAGGAGTAATCTAATTGTATCTTGTTAGTACATCCTATATACTTTCATATAGTCAAAGGTTTCCCGGTTCATATGAAAAGAAATATACTTTGATCAACAGTACTCATATGCTGTATTGTTAGTTCTTCAGGATATTCCTGGAGTGATATGAAAAATGTCTTTTTGGCAATTTTGAAAATCTTGAACTATAGGTATCTCTCTTCTTTTATTTTCAAGTGTTTTTATTAGCTTACGACATGTCCAATATCCAGATCTTGCATCCCGTGAACTTGCCAGAGTTTACCATGTTATGTCTTCCATACTTGGCAGAAGTTGTCGCAAGATTGAACGTTTTAATCATTATCTTTGCCAATGCCAAGTCTGGGAGAAAATCCTCATGATCGGCATAAATTAAAATGTACAAGAAATTACATATAATTGCGCCACTGTTAGCCATGAGAATGGAGCGAAGGGGAAAGATGAAAACAATTCAGCCATAGCCTGCGCTTCCTGTTATTCTAGAACATCTTGAATAATAATCCGCCATGTGTAGCGAAAAATGGAGCGAACACCAGTGATTCAACTGCCATCAGCTTGATGAGGATGTTAAGTGATGGTCCAGATGTGTCCTTGAGAGGATCCCCAACAGTGTCACCAATCACAGCGGCCTTGTGGGCATCGGAACCTTTAGGACCCAGGGTCCTGGCATGCTCGGAAACACCAGCCTTCATTTCAAATACAGAGTGTCAGGCCTGTTGTAATCAGACTTGGAAGATCTTTAGAAACAAAGCTCGCTATTTTTCCAAATAGTATGTTTACCTCGATGTACTTCTTAGCATTATCCCACGCGCCACCAGTGTTGGAGGCTGAAATGGCAATCTGTAGCAACGCAACATAGAGCAATTGGATTCACAGCTTACATGCAAAAGCCAACATTGTTTTTGATTTGCTAGATGTAACTAGAGTGGAAGTTTAGCTCCATCATAGGGACTTACCTGTACCCCAGAAACAAGTGCTCCAGCAAGGACACCAGAAAGAGTTTCCACGCCAAAGAAGATTCCAACAACGAGGGGCGTAAGCATAACAAGAGCTCCAGGGGGGATCATCTCTCTGATGGAGGCATCCGTGGAGATCTTGACACATGTAGCATAATCAGGCTTTGTAGTGCCTTCCATTAGACCAGGTATCGTGTTGAATTGCCTGCGCACTTCTTCAACCATCTTAAGAGCTGCACTTCCCACACTCTTCATTGTCATGGCCGAGAACCAGTAAGGAAGCATTGCACCTACCAGCAGACCAATGAAAACTTTGGGTGTCAAGACATCGACAACCTCAATCTCTGCTCTGCTGACAAATGCACCGAACAGAGCTAAGGACACAAGGGCTGCTGACCCAATTGCAAAACCCTGAGTAAGTGGTTAATAACTTAGTATCAGCAAAGAGTGGAATTGCAAAAATGAAAAGTTTGTTACATATATACCTTTCCGATAGCTGCAGTGGTGTTTCCTGCAGCATCAAGGGCATCAGTTCTCTCTCGTATTCTATGACTCATTCCGGCCATCTCAGCTATGCCTCCAGCGTTATCACTAATGGGACCATATGCATCAATGGCCAACCCAGTAGCAATAGTGCTCAACATCCCAAGGGCAGCTACTGCAATACCGTACATAGCAGCAAAGCTGAAACTAACAAAAATGCTAAACGCGATGGCAAAAATAGGAATGATGGCCGATTTATATCCCAAAGCAAGGCCAAAGATAACATTGGTTGCTGCTCCAGTGCGGCAGGCATCAGCTACGTCTTGTACAGGACTgaaaaattattaaagaggttAAACCAGTAAAGATCAAGAATTTTCCAgtagaaagaaaaaagaaggcATAGCAAGGTACCTGTAAGCGTTGCTTGTATAGTACTCAGTCACGAATCCAATAAGAAGCCCGGCCAACAAACCGACACAAACACAAAGGAACAGTTGCCTGGAAACACAGAGTATATAGATCAAAATGTTATCTTCACAGAGTAGATAGAGAGTACATGCTATTGATCTATATATTTAAGCGGAAAGACTTGCCAGTTCTGAACCTCTTTCTGCTGTCCAAAAATGAAGATGGTGAATGTGACAGGAAGGGCAATCCAACTAACAACTGCTATACCAAAAGTCATCATCACAGTGGAAATAATGAGTTGATTCTTTAGTGTTGGTTGAATTTCTTTGACATTTCTAACTTCAAAAAAATCAGTTGCAAATAGTGTTGTGATCAAACAGACAAGAATGCCCATAGAACTGATGAGGAGAGGATAACACATTGCAGTGAAGTCATGTGAGATCCCAAAAGAGGAGATTGAGGCAACAACGAGTGCTGCACACGATGACTCTGCATAAGAGCCAAAGAGATCGGATCCCATACCAGCTATATCTCCAACATTGTCCCCAACATTATCAGCAATCACCTGATCAAATATACCATTAGTTTGAATCCCGATAATAAGTTACTCATAGATAAACAATATGGATATCCTACCGCAGGATTTCTAGGATCGTCTTCTGGAATATTTCTCTCCACCTTGCCTACAAGATCAGCACCAACATCAGCAGCTTTGGTATAGATACCTCCTCCAACTCTTCCAAAGAGAGCCATGGAAGATCCTCCAAGGCCGTAACCAGTTATGGACTCGAAGAGGCCTTCCCAGTCATCACCATAGTATAACTTAAACAGATTGATGGTAATGTACAAAACTAGAAGTCCATTTGCAGCAAGGAGGAAACCCATGACTGCTCCAGATCTAAACGCGACAATGAAGGCCTTCCCAACACCCTTCCTTGCCTCTAAGGTGGTTCTAGCATTTGCATAGGTCGCGATTTTCATTCCAAGAAAGCCAGAAACCACAGATGTGACAACACCAAGCAAGAAGGATATGGTGCTGAATACAGCAGTTGCAAGAGCAGGCTTGCACATTCTGCTGGCATCATATGTACAAGGCCGGCTCTTCGTGCTGAACCCCTCCACAGAtccaagaaaaagaaatatcAAAATCGCGAAAGCAACCATGAAAACACCAACATACTGATACTCCGTGAAAAGGAAGGAAGTTGCTCCTATAAACCAACCACATAAAACCAGTATTCAATTCATCATTTATAGTAAATCAAGTTCCACTAGTAACCATCTTATCCTTCTAATAACATCAAGTACCTACTAAAATTAAATACAgattcaatatataaaataaataacaatgcAGGTTATattccaaaatatatttaaaccctttttttttaaaacacttgATCATATATTCAAGTGGacagataaaataataacaatgcACCTTCAGAAATAGCATTCTGAATATCCGCGCATCTGATGATAACGCTATGATCATTCCCCCCTTCCTCGGCCTCAATCAGAGGCTCTTTCTTCCCATTAGAAGATTTATCAGGCGAAAGCTTGACGAAGGAGACAAGAAGCCACTGGAGCAGAGAGAATGCAATTCCGATAACAGCACACACTGGAATTATGATCTCTGTTCCCATTTCAGACAGCAATTCATTTCCCATTGTAACTCAGCCGCCTGCAAAAGCACTTGTGTCCAACAAAATGTTGCAGAATGAAAATGGAGTGAAGTTTATTAATGAGAAGATAGTTTATGTGAAGCATTAGTAAAGAGTATGGATAAAATTTGCAAATATAATGTTACTACAGAACATAACAAGATAATAGTCCTAGAAATCATGTAGTACCCCTTTAGAAGAGGAAGTAGTTAGAGTTTGGCAAAGATTGCGGGATTTATCGTTTTGGTAGTTAATATTTATTCCTTGCTGCTGCTGCTACTTGACATACATGTGCATCAACAGATACACTCCTGTTCTTGTACAATATCCGCATGCTTTTATTACTACACATCATAACATCACAACAGAAATGATTTTCCCTATATTTTCGAGCCcaataaatgataataaaattatatattatatattattgtattaaaataaagttttttataattatttaacgtaataatgataaattatttttacaaatgGAATATGTGTGTGATATATTAATTTCTATGACTGGCGACTTAGCtggttttttcttttgttttgtacATGGTTATAATTATGGTGAACAGTATGTCTTATGTCTTATATTTGTCGTTTCAATTACTGACATGCATGCTATATACCTTCATGTTTTGTTTCGTTAATTTTGGGCTTGGTCTTGACTTGTtaaatactttatataactgcCTCCATGTTGCTGTAATAGTGATTAACTCCAACATTCTTGAAGAGATAATTgatcattatataatatttaacataATGGCTGACGAATCTGTTGTTATCGTCGGTGGTAGTGGTTCTGGTGGGTTTGCTGCGGTCATTGATTGGACCACTTACCGTTTCCCACAACCCATTGAACTTACAGACTTGCTTGAGAAATTTAATGGTGGTGTCAGCTTTGCTCGCTggcaaaagaaaatgaagttgTGGTTGACGGTAAAAGGTCTGTGGCTTGTTATGGAGTACGAGAAACCGAAAATGGAGCAAAGAAAGGCTGAAACTGTTAAGGCTCATGCAATGTGGGCAAAGAAGAATGGGGTGGCTAGGGAAGCCATTTTAGCGACCTTAACAAACACACTATTTGATGTTTATTCATCGGATGCCTATAGTGCTAAACTTTTATGAGGGAAGCTAGGCCTCGCACACAATATTTACTCTCAGGATCTGGAAAAGTATTCTATAGTGAGGTTCCTTGACTTCAAGCTGGTGGACAACAAATCCATGACGGAGCAGGTGCATGAATTCGAGATGATAGTGCATGTTTTGAAGGAGTCCAATATGGACCGCCCTGAGAAGTTCAAGGTTATGAGCGTGATTGAAAAATTCCCAAAGTCTCGGAAAGAGTTCGCTCTTCCCCTGAAAAGACAGTAAGGAGAGATCACCTGGAGTCCTGGACTAACCTTATGCTAGACATCTCGGTTCAAGAACAACACAAGTCCAAACATGGACATGTGATGCCATCTGAACACGGTAGCTCGAAGGTAAATGTAGCAAACGTAGGATGTCACTAAAAAGGGTAATGCTAATAAACCTAAGAGTGATAAGGTAAAGGACAAGAAACCAAAGGCAAACAAACCATGTTGGTCTTGTGGGCAGGTTTAGGCA of the Daucus carota subsp. sativus chromosome 4, DH1 v3.0, whole genome shotgun sequence genome contains:
- the LOC108215982 gene encoding arogenate dehydrogenase 2, chloroplastic, which encodes MISLRPQPHAAVKSNKHHSLPLSPASRLSHFSPPHLSRFSPPRTNLRLVIRAIDAAQPFDYEAHLSQRFNKSTKLKIAIVGFGNFGQFLARTMVKQGHTVLAHSRSDYSEKAAELDVSFFQCADDLCEEHPDVILLCTSIISTESVLRSLPLQRLKRNTLFVDVLSVKEFPKSLFVQILPQDFDILCTHPMFGPESGKESWKDLSFVYDKVRIGKDESRALRCERFLDIFKNEGCRMVGMSCAEHDRHAAESQFITHTMGRVLEKLSLDSTPINTKGYETLLNLVENTASDSFDLYYGLFMYNKNAMEQLERLDLAFESLKTELFGHLHDVLRKQLFGKAEEGLERPVERPLLPELPQNGRALISRAENLNKEN
- the LOC108217725 gene encoding pyrophosphate-energized vacuolar membrane proton pump 1, which encodes MGNELLSEMGTEIIIPVCAVIGIAFSLLQWLLVSFVKLSPDKSSNGKKEPLIEAEEGGNDHSVIIRCADIQNAISEGATSFLFTEYQYVGVFMVAFAILIFLFLGSVEGFSTKSRPCTYDASRMCKPALATAVFSTISFLLGVVTSVVSGFLGMKIATYANARTTLEARKGVGKAFIVAFRSGAVMGFLLAANGLLVLYITINLFKLYYGDDWEGLFESITGYGLGGSSMALFGRVGGGIYTKAADVGADLVGKVERNIPEDDPRNPAVIADNVGDNVGDIAGMGSDLFGSYAESSCAALVVASISSFGISHDFTAMCYPLLISSMGILVCLITTLFATDFFEVRNVKEIQPTLKNQLIISTVMMTFGIAVVSWIALPVTFTIFIFGQQKEVQNWQLFLCVCVGLLAGLLIGFVTEYYTSNAYSPVQDVADACRTGAATNVIFGLALGYKSAIIPIFAIAFSIFVSFSFAAMYGIAVAALGMLSTIATGLAIDAYGPISDNAGGIAEMAGMSHRIRERTDALDAAGNTTAAIGKGFAIGSAALVSLALFGAFVSRAEIEVVDVLTPKVFIGLLVGAMLPYWFSAMTMKSVGSAALKMVEEVRRQFNTIPGLMEGTTKPDYATCVKISTDASIREMIPPGALVMLTPLVVGIFFGVETLSGVLAGALVSGVQIAISASNTGGAWDNAKKYIEAGVSEHARTLGPKGSDAHKAAVIGDTVGDPLKDTSGPSLNILIKLMAVESLVFAPFFATHGGLLFKMF